TCTATATGTAACAGAAAATTAATGGGTGAATATTGCCCTTGTAGTGGTTAAAAAATGAGCTTGAAATCAATTTAATTAGGGATAACAATACACGTAAAATGAGATTTCAAAATTGAAAATGGACATTTCAATCGCGATTGTATTTGTTTATTGAGGTGACTTATGTTCATGACAAAAATCCTAATGCTACTTGGTGTGTCTCTAGGCGCTGGTTACGCTGCCGCTGACCATATCCACTCTTATCTACTTGGTTTATCAATTGCTTCGCTAGCGGTAGGCGCGTGTTACATGATTGCGTTTGCAAGCATGCGTTTCCCACAATTCGCTATGGGACTGCTTCTATTAGGCACGATCGCTAAGCTAACAGTGACCGTAGTCGGGGTAGGGTTGAGCATCTCAAATGATTTAATTACTTCGCCAATCGTGTTTGCACTGTCTTACTTGTTCTACCTCATCGCGGTGAGCTATTTGTGGTTTAGTTACAAAGACAGCATTACTCCAGCACCTAAAGGACTTAAAGCTCAAACTGCTTAATGTCTATTTATTGTTTCCAAGGTATGTTACCTAGCTAACTCACCTCATATAGAAAAACGCCTCATCATATAAATGATGAGGCGTTTTTTTGTGCCAGTAGTTAATTACCTTTGTATTAGAAGAGGTATTCTAGCGTTACCGACCAGTTGCGACCAGGTTGAGTATATAGGTCATAGTTTTTTGGACTCATTGAGCCCGGCACAACCGTTTTGTAGCGAAGGTCGTCATGCAACCAATATTTGGCATCGAACGCATTGAATAGGCCGGCACGAAGCGTTAGATCCTGCATCGGTCTGTAGTAAGCCGTTAAATCAACAACCGCATAACCTGGGGCGTCAACATTCTTCTCACTGTCAGGTTGATCATTGTCTTGCCAGTCGGTCTTTCTACTTGCCATTGTTACCGAACTCAACAAGCCCCAATTATTCTGAAGATTGTCGTAACCTAAAGCGAATACTGAACGAAGCGGGGTGATTGTATCAAGCTGTTCACCTGTCGATTTGTCTTCACCATCGGTGTAGGTCAACGAGAATCGCGTATACATGCCTTGCGGAGCACCCAGCAGTTCATCTAACGCAACATCACTGGAAAACTCAACGCCTCGAATATCGACATTATCTAAGTTCACCATAGTGTAAACATCTTTACCGCTATCAGGATCAGTGCCTAGATCTTTACTAGAGATGAAATCGGTATATTGGTTGTAGAAACCGACTAGTTCATATTTAGCGACATTCGATTGGCTTCTAAAGCCAAGTTCATAAGATAAGCTGCGCTCTGACTTTAGCTCAGGGTTTGCTTTGATGATCGCACCTTGGTTATAGGTATAGTAAAGGTCGTGAACCGTCGGCGCTTTGAAGCCCTGGCTAATTTGACCAAATACGCTGTACTGCTGGGATAGATGATATACCGCGCCAAGTTTGGCTGAGAAGTCGTCGTCTTGATACGGACTTATTTCGTTGGTGTACCCTTCGCTCGCTTTCGGATCAGTCTTAAAGCTGTCGTAACGAAGACCCGCATTCAATACAAGGCGCTCGTTCAAAAGGAAAATCTGATCTTCGACGAATAACCCAAAGTTCTCGGTTGTTGCATCTGGTACGCCCGTTGAACCTACCGTATCGCCACTAGACTTGAAGTCATCGTTGTTTAACTGAAACTTATTGTTTTTGTAGTTCAAACCATAAGTAAGTAGGTGATAGTGGCTATCAAAATCGAGTTGCTTATTTAGCTGAGTGTCGAATTGCCAAGTACTGTCTTGCGCATCTCTCTGCCTTAGACGGTCACCGTAAATATTAGTGTTGTCATAGTTCTTGTTCAGGCTGCTACTGTCTTGAAAATTGACCGACCATTTTAAATCATCCGCAATTGCCGCATTGACTTGCCACTCATGCTCAAAGCCAAGGCGTAAACGCTTGTTTCTATCTTCGGTATTACGGCTGTTATAGGTGAAATCAAAACCAGGGCCCATTGGGATAGAAATCCCGTAGTAAGAAAGTTCGTCTTCTTTGTGTGTAAAGTCATAATACTCACCAGTCAGACCAATACGATGGTTATCGTTTAACTGGTAGAACGCTTTGGCGAGTACATTACCAAGTTGCTTGCTAGCGGGGTTAGCTGCACCACGTTGATCACCAACAACATCTACGCCACTGCCGTGGGTTTTAGTTTCAGAACCATCTGCATAAGTCAGCATCAGCAGAGTTTCGAGTTTGTCTTGACGCATCGCCCAAGTAGCAGTGGTTTTGAAGTTCTCATCTGCTGAGCTGTAACCCGTCTTAATACCGAATCGGTGTTCATCTCCATCGGTAACCAAAACATCTTCCGGGTTTTTAGTGCGCATGACGACAGCACCACCAACGGCATCAGAGCCAAATACCGAAGAGGAGGCTCCTTTGTTCACCTCGATAGTGGCTAAGGTGTCGACTTCAATGGCATTTGGATACTTTCTTTGTTCGCCAGCACCTGGATTGTAGGCGACAGGTTGTTGTACACCATCCACCATAATCTTGACTCTCGAACCATTCATACCACGAATGTTGAAGCCAGATAGTCCGAAACGACCACTACCTTCAGCTTCTACACCGGGTAGGTATTTCACGGCTTGCTTGACGTCATTCGCCATTGCCTGCTCGAACTCGTCGCTAGACACTTTACTGATAGAAGTCGATACATCTGAGTAGGCCTGTGGTGTTTTAGAAGCCGAAACAACAACTACTTCGTCAAACTTTTTTTGCTCGTTCTCTGCGAAAACTTGGGGGGCAATTGCCATTAAAACTGAAGTCGCAATGAGCTGCTTCTTGAAAGGAAACTGATACATCATTTTAGTCCATAATTTTGATTGTGTGTGAGCCTTCAAAGGGCAGTTTCCGAAGATAATACAGATCATAATGAGAATTACTATTATTTTCATTAATAAATATGATTGAGTGGTTATAAAATACTCACGTTGTGTTCTTGCATTGTTTTTGCTATCACTGTCAGTAAGTTAAGAGTTTTCACTGAAAAGGACTGCTAATGTCGGTATCGATTACACTAGAAGCATTGACTATTCTTGATGCAATAGAGCGCAGAGGCTCGTTCGCTGCTGCAGCCGGCGAGTTTGATCGCGCTACGTCTTCTCTGAGTTATCAAATGCAAAAGCTTGAGCAAGACTTGGACATCATGATTTTTGATCGCTCAGGGCACAAAGCGACCCTTACAGAGGCGGGCAAACTCATCTTGGAAAGAGGGCGAGTGATACTGCAAGCCACTGAGAGCATGATCAATGAGGCTAGGTTGATTGCTAATGGATGGGAGCTAGACCTAACCATTGCTTACGACAGCATTATTCCGGTGAACAACTTCTTTGATCTGGTCGACAAGCTAGGAATGGTCAGTAAAACTCGTATCAAGCTTGAAGAGGAAGTGCTGGCAGGATGCTGGGAGTCACTCAATGAAGGTCGCTGTGATCTTCTAGTCTGCCCGCAGCCTGAAGTCTTGCCACAAGGTGTTAAAGCGGAAAAGCTTGGCGAAATGTCAATGACATGGGTAGCGGCTTCCGATCATTATGTCCATAAGCGAAAAGGGGACTTCGACAGTGACGCTCGAAGTAAATACCGTGTTATTGCGATAGCCGACACTGCAAGGGAGCAACCAGCGCTGAGCGTTAACATCTTAGAGAAGCAACCTAGATTGACCGTTTCCAACCTAGATGCGAAGGTTGAAGCTTTAATTTCTGGCTTGGGCATCGGAACTCTCCCAACACAAGTCGCTGAGAAGTTGATCCAGCAAGGTTCACTTAAACAAATAGCAAACACTGAAGTCGCAAAGATTGATGTTGTTTTAGCATGGAAACGCAACAACATCGGTGAAGCTAAGTCATGGTGTATACGACACCTGACAAAAGAGTGGGATCTAAAATAGGGGCGTTTTCGCCCCTATTGTCACTTCAAAACTGAACTCACGAACTTAGCTTTACAGCTTGAGTACCATATCTGCAACGCCATCTTCGAACTGTACGTCTAGTTCAAACCCTAGTTTCTGAGCTAGGGTTAACATGCCTCTGTTTGTCGGCATTGTCATACCAGAGATTTGCCTGGTCTGTTTATTTTTACAGTAGTCGATGATTTTGTTCATGAGTATACGACCTAGACCATTTCCTTTTAGATCGGAGCGAATCAGGATGGCAAACTCCGCATCACTGTTATCGGGTGTGACCAGCACTCTTGATACACCAATAATATGCGGAGTTTTGTGGCTCAGGTCGACGGCGACAAACGCCATTTCTCGGTCGTAGTCAATTTGAGTTAGATTGGCGAGCGCTTCATGATTAAACTCCCCAACATCGGAGAAGAAACGCTTATACAAATCTTCTTTCGTCACGTTATTGATAAAGTCGGCGTGGTATGGTTCATCTTCTGGTCTAATAGGGCGAAGTAATACTCTAGTCTCATCACGAAGCGTCAAAACCTGTTCCATCTCAGTTGGATACGGGCGGATCGCGAGTCTAGCTTGTGGGTCTCCTTCAAAGCGTTTTATGACTACCGACGCATCTAAGATAGTAATGTCGTCGCCATTGAGTAGAAGTGGATGTATATCGAGCTCATGAATCTCCGGACAGGCAACAACGACTTGCGATATCTTCACTAAAAATCCAGCGAGTTTCGCAAGGTTTATTGTGTTAGTCGACTGCTGAAATTTGAGCACACCTTTATTGATGGCGTTAATGATCAGATATCGAGCCAGTGCCATGTTTAGTGGAGGCAATGCTGTCACCGCCTCTTTGGCGATGTTCCAATCCGACCCGCCTTGGCCAATAAAAATAGCAGGGCCGAATGTAGGATCAGCTAGAACCTTTATCCTAATCTCTTGACCGCCTGCGACCTTAGCCATTTGTTGGACGGTCAGGCCTTCGATTCGAGCATCAGGGTAGGAGAGGCGGGTTCGGTCAAGGATAGATTGAGCGGCATTTGCGACTTCCTGAGAGTCTTTCAGGTTTAACATCACGCCATGAATATCAGACTTATGGGCAATATCGGGCGAGCGTAGTTTGACCGCAACAGGATAACCAATCTTATCGGCAAGATGTATTGCTTCCGTTGGCTCGTGAGCGAGCCAAGTGGGTAACGTCGGCAGATTTAATAGATCAAAAAGTTGTTCACATACGTGAGATTCTAGAGCGGTCGAGCCTGTTGAATCAGGAAGTGCTGAAATATGTCCGGCTAACCAATCGTGCGCCTTATCGAGTTGTTCAGTGGTATAAGAGTCGGTGGTGGTGGGTGTCTCCATCAACTGCCATTGATTTCGGCGGTACTCTACGAGGTGCATGAACGCTGTAACTGCACTTTCCGGCGTCCGATAGGTAGGGATCCCTTGTTTGGTAAACTGAAGTCTTGCTTCTTTTGCGGTAGCTTCGCCAGACCAGTTAGTGAGGATATTAAAGCGTTTGGACTTAGGGTGTTTTTGGACAGTCTCAATGATCTTTTGAGCAGTACTTGTCGACTCGGCCGTTGCTGAGGGGCTGTGCATGATAAGTAACGCATCGATATCTTCGCTATCAAGAATAATCTGAGCCGCCTGACAATACCGATCAGACGTCGCATCACCTCCCAAGTCAATTGGGTTGGTTTTAGACCACGTTTTTGGGAGAACTGCGTCTAACGCCTCGATCGTATCAGTAGATAGCTGAGCGAGACTTCCGCCTTTATCAGCTAGGGTATCTAGCGCCATTAAGGCTGGCCCCATACCATTAGTAATAACCGCTAAGCGCTCACCACGAAGTGGCACCGAATGAGTGAGTGTCTCAACCGCTGCAAACAGCTCAT
This is a stretch of genomic DNA from Vibrio maritimus. It encodes these proteins:
- a CDS encoding NADH:ubiquinone oxidoreductase, which produces MTKILMLLGVSLGAGYAAADHIHSYLLGLSIASLAVGACYMIAFASMRFPQFAMGLLLLGTIAKLTVTVVGVGLSISNDLITSPIVFALSYLFYLIAVSYLWFSYKDSITPAPKGLKAQTA
- a CDS encoding TonB-dependent hemoglobin/transferrin/lactoferrin family receptor is translated as MYQFPFKKQLIATSVLMAIAPQVFAENEQKKFDEVVVVSASKTPQAYSDVSTSISKVSSDEFEQAMANDVKQAVKYLPGVEAEGSGRFGLSGFNIRGMNGSRVKIMVDGVQQPVAYNPGAGEQRKYPNAIEVDTLATIEVNKGASSSVFGSDAVGGAVVMRTKNPEDVLVTDGDEHRFGIKTGYSSADENFKTTATWAMRQDKLETLLMLTYADGSETKTHGSGVDVVGDQRGAANPASKQLGNVLAKAFYQLNDNHRIGLTGEYYDFTHKEDELSYYGISIPMGPGFDFTYNSRNTEDRNKRLRLGFEHEWQVNAAIADDLKWSVNFQDSSSLNKNYDNTNIYGDRLRQRDAQDSTWQFDTQLNKQLDFDSHYHLLTYGLNYKNNKFQLNNDDFKSSGDTVGSTGVPDATTENFGLFVEDQIFLLNERLVLNAGLRYDSFKTDPKASEGYTNEISPYQDDDFSAKLGAVYHLSQQYSVFGQISQGFKAPTVHDLYYTYNQGAIIKANPELKSERSLSYELGFRSQSNVAKYELVGFYNQYTDFISSKDLGTDPDSGKDVYTMVNLDNVDIRGVEFSSDVALDELLGAPQGMYTRFSLTYTDGEDKSTGEQLDTITPLRSVFALGYDNLQNNWGLLSSVTMASRKTDWQDNDQPDSEKNVDAPGYAVVDLTAYYRPMQDLTLRAGLFNAFDAKYWLHDDLRYKTVVPGSMSPKNYDLYTQPGRNWSVTLEYLF
- a CDS encoding LysR family transcriptional regulator — encoded protein: MSVSITLEALTILDAIERRGSFAAAAGEFDRATSSLSYQMQKLEQDLDIMIFDRSGHKATLTEAGKLILERGRVILQATESMINEARLIANGWELDLTIAYDSIIPVNNFFDLVDKLGMVSKTRIKLEEEVLAGCWESLNEGRCDLLVCPQPEVLPQGVKAEKLGEMSMTWVAASDHYVHKRKGDFDSDARSKYRVIAIADTAREQPALSVNILEKQPRLTVSNLDAKVEALISGLGIGTLPTQVAEKLIQQGSLKQIANTEVAKIDVVLAWKRNNIGEAKSWCIRHLTKEWDLK
- a CDS encoding bifunctional acetate--CoA ligase family protein/GNAT family N-acetyltransferase, which codes for MSLDTLFKPTSISVIGASSKPSRAGSVVIKNLLMGGYQGTILPVHPKYKSVNGILCYRAISELPLIPDIAILCTRGDRNVDIINDLAIAGVKVAIIMASDMSVPYDEQLTIEQKCLQIAQQAGMKIVGPNSLGVLLPWQKFNASFSPVDCLPGKLAFISQSSAVCTTILDWANDKGIGFSAFISIGSGSDVDFDDILDYLSRDSKTEAILLYVDSIRDARRFLSAARAASRNRRILVLKAGRHQTGTPNVSSNASSFDIVYDSVIQRAGMLRVNNTHELFAAVETLTHSVPLRGERLAVITNGMGPALMALDTLADKGGSLAQLSTDTIEALDAVLPKTWSKTNPIDLGGDATSDRYCQAAQIILDSEDIDALLIMHSPSATAESTSTAQKIIETVQKHPKSKRFNILTNWSGEATAKEARLQFTKQGIPTYRTPESAVTAFMHLVEYRRNQWQLMETPTTTDSYTTEQLDKAHDWLAGHISALPDSTGSTALESHVCEQLFDLLNLPTLPTWLAHEPTEAIHLADKIGYPVAVKLRSPDIAHKSDIHGVMLNLKDSQEVANAAQSILDRTRLSYPDARIEGLTVQQMAKVAGGQEIRIKVLADPTFGPAIFIGQGGSDWNIAKEAVTALPPLNMALARYLIINAINKGVLKFQQSTNTINLAKLAGFLVKISQVVVACPEIHELDIHPLLLNGDDITILDASVVIKRFEGDPQARLAIRPYPTEMEQVLTLRDETRVLLRPIRPEDEPYHADFINNVTKEDLYKRFFSDVGEFNHEALANLTQIDYDREMAFVAVDLSHKTPHIIGVSRVLVTPDNSDAEFAILIRSDLKGNGLGRILMNKIIDYCKNKQTRQISGMTMPTNRGMLTLAQKLGFELDVQFEDGVADMVLKL